From a single Brassica napus cultivar Da-Ae chromosome C9, Da-Ae, whole genome shotgun sequence genomic region:
- the LOC106428089 gene encoding uncharacterized protein At5g48480 — protein sequence MAQEDVAAAAAAANGATTAVEKSVTFTAYKPQLIVEAQKVGDAVAFYKAVFGAVETGRSLYPKRKADQELPHLVSSELELAGTTVVVSDVSVNSGPDAKTGTMPAILETDDVEAAVAKAVAAGAVKEEEEEEVSEGGVKGKVTDPFGFTWIFVAPAKKSEKEGNKEV from the exons aTGGCTCAGGAAGACgtcgctgctgctgctgctgctgctaacGGTGCTACCACGGCGGTGGAGAAGTCCGTTACGTTCACGGCGTACAAGCCTCAGCTGATTGTGGAAGCACAGAAGGTCGGTGACGCTGTTGCGTTCTACAAGGCTGTGTTTGGCGCCGTGGAGACTGGACGCTCTCTCTACCCCAAGCGTAAGGCTGACCAAGAGCTCCCTCACCTCGTCTCTTCCGAGCTCGAGCTCGCCGGAACAACCGTAGTCGTTTCTGACGTATCCGTTAACTCTGGCCCTGA TGCGAAGACGGGGACTATGCCTGCGATCCTCGAAACCGATGACGTGGAAGCTGCCGTTGCGAAGGCCGTTGCGGCTGGAGCTgtcaaggaggaggaggaggaggaggtctCGGAGGGTGGAGTCAAGGGGAAAGTGACGGATCCGTTCGGGTTCACGTGGATCTTTGTTGCTCCGGCGAAGAAGAGTGAGaaggaaggaaacaaagagGTCTAA
- the BNAC09G02470D gene encoding uncharacterized protein BNAC09G02470D — protein sequence MDYEYCGGEYCRRGDAPAFGSGNWNDAVPFTQCFETATTQQPAILHYAPYTQDRDLYLEDDLYDNHHHHHLVSPAVIVLPRRRSRVGQEPKRDTSKEEHNFKNEATRCPTPVEKRRMAAPKPVDEDLYKVSPQLLSAKSTKKRGGGLGCISRCFLPTSVRD from the exons ATGGACTAC GAATACTGTGGAGGAGAGTACTGCAGGAGGGGAGACGCGCCTGCGTTTGGAAGCGGGAACTGGAACGACGCCGTTCCATTCACTCAGTGCTTCGAGACAGCAACCACTCAGCAACCTGCTATTCTCCACTACGCTCCTTACACTCAAGATCGCGATCTTTACCTGGAAGATGATCTCTACgacaaccaccaccaccaccaccttgTCTCTCCCGCCGTGATCGTCCTACCTCGACGCAGG tctAGGGTGGGCCAGGAGCCAAAGAGAGATACCTCCAAGGAGGAACACAACTTCAAGAACGAGGCGACGAGGTGTCCAACACCGGTGGAGAAGCGGAGGATGGCGGCACCGAAGCCAGTTGACGAAGACTTGTACAAGGTGTCCCCTCAACTCCTCTCCGCCAAATCAACAAAG AAGAGAGGAGGTGGGCTTGGGTGCATTTCAAGGTGTTTTTTGCCAACAAGCGTGAGAGATTGA
- the LOC106428088 gene encoding uncharacterized protein LOC106428088, translating to MAAPNPVDFDRAFGVTNIKTHIPITLDFEDHNYDAWRELFLTHCLAFDVIGHIEGTSLPANDDDMPWKKKDGLVKLWLYGTLTQPLFRSTFQTGGSARDIWLRVENQFRNNKEARAIQLDHDLRTTDIGDRTVQEYCQTLKSISDLLANLDAPVPDRTLVMYLLNGLNEKFDNILNVIKHKEPFPTFDSAKHMLLNEETRLKKATKAPATADSASSSTVLTVSTEKTTSTLQQWEQEAKQSRPWSWTQQPATLLEQQLWPGFPTPWIQQANRGILGPAPQRQQQQQQALVADPQYQPTTDFAQAFNTLTIADPGAADWYMDSGATAHLASSSGTLNSVLKNSTGMSVKVGNGSQIPITSSGSTSLASYSRPLSLKNVLVAPHIIKNLISVRRFTNDNWCSVEFDPFGFSVKDLSTKRILLRSDSSGDLYSVPQQLNKLANTPHAYLAAAPSLWHKRLGHVNNGSLRSLISSNSISCNKGQLPLFKSSIQSFQCDNGGEYNNTNFLNFFSSNGIVVRFSCPHTSQQNGRSERMIRTINNTLRTLLFQARLPPSYWVEALHTAVHLLNILPSASIKNRVPYTTLYQREPSYHHLKTFGCLCFPNLNHSFLHKLAPRSTPCVFLGYPSSHKGYRCLDLQTRKIIISRHVVFDESIFPLSQTHSISLPKSYDFLGDTSEVSSTFKNILIQPSPPPLQSVAPPLHTTVQPISAPITRHPMTTRSRDGTRKQRTIINLHTSTISPLPKSHLTALKDPNWNPSMTDEYGALVKNKTFSLVTRPPNANIVRSMWLYKHKLGADGTVTRHKSRLVANGKSQEQGLDYDETFSPVVKPVTIRSVLHLALQRDWEVHHLDVKNAFLHGTLDETVYMHQPPGMADKSKPNHVWKLEKALYGLKQAPRAWNGRFSSYVEQLGFTKSSSDNSLFIYSKGKNIAYLLLYVDDILLTASSPALRQHITTLLKKEFEMSDDGKLKYFLGIKVDYNGDGMLLSQTAYAKDILIRASMQECNPVSTPVDLKSKLSQDSGDKVDDPTLYRSLAGALQYLTLTRPDIQYAVQQLCLFMHDPRASHLNALKRVLRYLKGTITDGLQLYKSSTTTLTAYTDADWAGCPDTRRSTSGYCVFLGSNLVSWSSKRQDTVSRSSAEAEYKGVANVVAETCWIRNLLLELKCPISTATLVYCDNISAVYLSTNPRKYIQFQTRGSILGASDCTSGSSEDEKVESSNLQNDCVFCKIVRGESPCIKLYEDDTCLCILDTSPLIHGSYQLFNLGILRHSLIIPKLHYPTLEQTPPSVVAAMCSKVPLISNAIVKATDSDSFNLLVNNGAAAGQVIFHTHIHIIPRKKRDCLWASESLRRQALKLDKEASQLALRVREQLCRVPEEQLVQPSS from the exons ATGGCCGCACCAAATCCCGTTGATTTCGACCGTGCCTTTGGCGTAACGAACATTAAAACCCATATCCCTATCACCCTCGACTTTGAAGATCACAACTATGACGCCTGGCGTGAGTTGTTTCTCACTCACTGTCTCGCATTTGACGTGATCGGTCACATCGAAGGCACCTCTCTCCCTGCAAACGATGATGACATGCCGTggaagaagaaggatggcttggtCAAGCTATGGTTATACGGAACCTTGACTCAACCATTGTTCCGCAGCACGTTTCAAACTGGTGGCTCCGCTCGCGACATCTGGCTCCGAGTTGAGAACCAATTCAGGAACAATAAGGAAGCTCGAGCAATCCAACTCGACCATGACTTGCGCACCACGGATATTGGAGACCGTACGGTGCAAGAGTATTGTCAAACCCTGAAATCCATATCAGATCTCTTGGCCAATCTCGACGCCCCAGTACCTGACAGAACACTCGTGATGTATCTTCTGAATGGCTTGAACGAGAAATTTGATAACATCCTCAATGTCATCAAACACAAGGAGCCCTTTCCTACGTTTGACTCAGCGAAACATATGCTTCTCAACGAGGAAACACGACTCAAGAAAGCTACTAAGGCCCCAGCGACTGCAGACAGCGCTTCCTCATCGACAGTTCTCACAGTCTCAACAGAAAAAACAACCTCAACGCTTCAACAATGGGAACAGGAAGCAAAACAATCGAGGCCGTGGTCGTGGACGCAACAACCAGCAACGCTCTTGGAACAACAACTG TGGCCTGGATTCCCTACTCCATGGATTCAGCAAGCAAACAGAGGCATTCTCGGCCCTGCTCCTCAACGtcaacaacagcaacaacaagcTCTAGTTGCTGACCCACAATACCAACCAACAACCGATTTTGCTCAAGCTTTCAACACCTTGACTATTGCTGATCCAGGCGCTGCAGACTGGTATATGGACTCTGGTGCTACAGCTCACTTAGCATCGTCTTCAGGTACACTAAATTCTGTTCTTAAAAATAGCACCGGAATGTCAGTCAAAGTCGGAAACGGTTCTCAAATTCCCATTACTTCATCCGGCTCAACTTCTTTAGCTTCATATTCTCGTCCTCTTTCATTGAAAAATGTTCTTGTTGCTCCTCATATCATCAAGAATCTTATCTCTGTTCGTCGGTTTACTAATGATAATTGGTGCTCGGTTGAATTTGACCCGTTTGGTTTTTCTGTAAAGGATCTGAGCACCAAGCGGATACTGCTCCGCAGTGACAGTTCAGGGGATCTTTACTCTGTTCCGCAACAACTCAATAAACTGGCAAACACTCCGCACGCTTACCTTGCTGCTGCTCCTTCTCTCTGGCATAAACGCCTTGGCCATGTCAACAATGGCTCATTGCGTTCTTTAATTTCTTCTAATTCCATCTCTTGTAATAAAGGACAACTTCCACTT TTCAAATCCTCTATCCAATCGTTTCAATGCGATAATGGTGGCGAGTATAACAATACCAACTTCCTAAACTTCTTTTCATCAAACGGTATTGTTGTTCGGTTCTCGTGTCCTCATACTTCTCAACAGAACGGACGTTCCGAGAGAATGATACGAACCATAAATAACACTCTCCGAACACTTCTTTTCCAAGCTCGCCTACCACCTTCTTACTGGGTGGAAGCACTACACACTGCTGTTCACTTACTCAATATACTACCCTCAGCTTCCATTAAAAACCGTGTTCCATACACAACCCTTTACCAGAGAGAACCCTCTTATCATCACCTAAAAACCTTTGGCTGCTTATGCTTCCCCAACCTGAATCATTCATTTCTCCATAAACTAGCCCCTCGATCCACACCCTGCGTGTTTCTTGGCTATCCATCAAGCCACAAGGGCTACAGATGCTTAGACCTACAGACCAGAAAAATCATTATTTCTCGTCATGTGGTCTTTGATGAATCAATATTTCCTTTATCTCAAACTCATTCCATCTCACTTCCAAAGTCTTATGATTTCTTGGGCGACACGTCTGAGGTATCCTCAACATTCAAAAATATCCTAATTCAGCCATCTCCTCCTCCATTACAGTCTGTTGCACCACCCCTTCACACGACTGTTCAACCTATTTCAGCTCCTATTACACGTCATCCAATGACTACTAGGAGCAGAGATGGAACTCGAAAACAGCGAACTATCATCAACCTCCACACTTCAACCATTTCTCCTCTCCCAAAAAGCCACCTAACAGCTTTAAAAGATCCAAACTGGAATCCCTCAATGACTGATGAGTACGGTGCTCTGGTTAAGAATAAGACATTTAGTCTAGTTACACGTCCACCTAATGCTAACATTGTGCGCTCTATGTGGTTATATAAGCATAAGCTTGGTGCAGATGGAACGGTTACACGCCACAAATCGCGCTTAGTGGCGAACGGTAAGTCACAAGAGCAGGGCCTGGATTACGATGAGACGTTCAGCCCCGTTGTGAAGCCAGTAACCATCCGTTCTGTACTCCACCTAGCTCTGCAACGCGACTGGGAGGTCCATCACCTTGACGTCAAAAATGCTTTCTTGCATGGGACGTTAGATGAGACCGTTTATATGCATCAACCGCCAGGTATGGCCGACAAGTCGAAGCCAAATCATGTATGGAAGTTGGAGAAAGCCCTTTACGGTCTCAAGCAGGCTCCAAGGGCCTGGAATGGTCGTTTCTCTTCGTATGTAGAACAGCTGGGTTTTACAAAAAGCTCCAGCGATAATTCTCTTTTCATCTACAGCAAAGGGAAAAACATTGCCTATCTCCTCCTTTATGTCGATGACATACTGTTAACGGCATCGTCTCCGGCTCTGCGTCAACATATAACAACCTTACTGAAGAAAGAATTTGAGATGTCCGACGACGGGAAACTCAAATACTTTCTTGGCATAAAGGTTGACTACAATGGCGATGGCATGCTCCTATCACAGACAGCTTACGCAAAAGACATTCTAATTCGTGCCTCAATGCAAGAATGCAACCCTGTAAGTACTCCAGTCGATCTCAAATCAAAGCTATCTCAAGACAGTGGCGACAAAGTTGATGATCCAACACTCTATCGGAGTCTCGCCGGCGCGCTCCAATACCTCACTCTAACACGTCCAGACATCCAGTACGCGGTGCAACAACTCTGTCTCTTCATGCATGACCCACGGGCCTCTCACCTCAATGCCTTGAAAAGGGTATTACGCTACCTAAAAGGCACCATTACAGACGGCTTACAGCTCTACAAATCCAGCACAACCACCCTCACTGCCTACacagatgcagattgggctgggtgTCCCGACACTCGACGTTCCACCTCCGGTTACTGCGTTTTCTTGGGCAGCAACCTAGTATCTTGGTCATCAAAACGACAAGACACAGTTTCACGATCTAGTGCCGAAGCTGAATACAAAGGAGTTGCAAATGTCGTAGCTGAAACCTGCTGGATAAGGAACCTTCTTCTCGAACTCAAATGTCCTATTTCCACAGCCACATTGGTGTATTGCGACAACATAAGCGCAGTTTATCTCTCCACCAACCcg AGGAAATACATACAATTTCAGACACGTGGCTCCATTCTCGGGGCTTCCGATTGTACCTCAGGTTCATCAGAAGACGAGAAGGTTGAAtcatccaatctccaaaacgaCTGCGTTTTCTGCAAGATTGTCCGTGGCGAGTCTCCATGTATAAAG TTGTACGAGGATGACACGTGCTTGTGCATTTTGGATACGAGCCCACTTATTCATGG AAGCTATCAACTTTTTAATCTGGGCATTCTCAGGCACTCTCTTATCATTCCAAAGTTACATTATCCAACCTTAGAGCAAACTCCTCCCTCA GTAGTTGCTGCCATGTGTTCCAAAGTGCCTCTCATCAGTAATGCCATTGTTAAAGCTACAGATAGTG ATTCATTTAACTTGCTGGTTAACAACGGAGCAGCAGCTGGGCAAGTGATATTTCAC ACGCACATTCACATAATCCCACGTAAGAAACGCGACTGTTTATGGGCTTCTGAG AGCTTGCGGAGACAGGCGCTGAAACTGGACAAGGAAGCATCTCAACTGGCGTTGCGTGTTCGAGAACAGTTGTGCAGAGTTCCTGAAGAACAGTTGGTTCAGCCCTCATCATAA
- the LOC106428087 gene encoding FHA domain-containing protein FHA2, with protein sequence MATSIESSDVEVGFAKLQGEDFEYYMQTYSIVLGRNSKKSTVDVDLSSLGGGMNISRNHARIFYDFTRRRFALEVLGKNGCLVEGVLHLPGNPAVKLDSQDLLQIGDKEFYFLLPVRSILGGPRHVVSGPVGPYNQYPGSGSGKRGGRGRDYFEEDDDDDNVRRSGKNSRREGYGGSAPASVERKGEGRTRADREADDQQVLQLEEKDVVSSVANVLSDSCGPGEYMAMEKLHSVILENYGNIWHHSRVRRYLTPENWAVPEAKGKAWYGLLMLLRKYPEHFVINTRSKGRVTHEFVSLVSLLS encoded by the exons ATGGCGACATCCATCGAGAGCAGCGACGTGGAGGTTGGATTCGCGAAGCTCCAGGGCGAAGACTTCGAGTACTACATGCAGACGTACTCAATCGTCCTCGGCCGCAACTCCAAGAAATCCACCGTCGACGTCGACCTCTCTTCCCTCGGCGGCGGGATGAACATCTCCCGAAACCACGCGCGGATCTTCTACGACTTCACGCGCCGCAGGTTCGCGCTCGAGGTGCTGGGGAAGAACGGGTGCCTCGTCGAAGGCGTTCTCCACCTCCCGGGGAACCCGGCCGTTAAGCTGGACTCGCAGGACTTGCTTCAGATCGGAGATAAGGAGTTTTACTTTCTGCTTCCTGTGAGGAGTATCCTAGGTGGGCCTAGGCACGTTGTTTCCGGGCCTGTTGGGCCTTATAATCAGTATCCTGGTTCTGGTTCAGGAAAGAGAGGCGGGAGGGGAAGAGACTACTTtgaagaggatgatgatgatgataatgtgAGGAGGAGTGGGAAGAACTCAAGGAGAGAGGGGTATGGAGGGTCTGCACCTGCTTCAGTTG AGAGGAAGGGAGAGGGAAGAACAAGGGCGGATAGGGAAGCTGATGATCAGCAAGTTTTGCAGCTTGAGGAAAAAGATGTTGTGTCATCTGTTGCCAATGTGCTTTCTGACTCGTGCGGTCCAGGAGAGTATATGGCTATGGAGAAGCTTCATTCCGTG ATACTGGAGAATTACGGGAACATATGGCACCACAGTCGTGTGAGGAGATACCTAACACCTGAGAACTGGGCAGTTCCAGAAGCAAAGGGTAAAGCATGGTACGGACTGCTGATGCTGCTGAGGAAATACCCAGAGCATTTCGTTATCAACACTAGGTCAAAGGGCAGGGTCACTCATGAGTTTGTTTCCCTtgtctcccttctctcctga